In Microbaculum marinisediminis, one DNA window encodes the following:
- the leuB gene encoding 3-isopropylmalate dehydrogenase has protein sequence MASFNLLLLPGDGIGPEVMTEVGRVLTWLDKNSGATFETETDLVGGSAYDAHGESISDDAMDKAQKADAVIFGAVGGPKWDSVPYEVRPEAGLLRLRKDLELFANLRPAICYPALADASSLKRDVIEGLDILILRELTGGVYFGEPKEIVTLENGEKRAVDTQLYTTHEIERIARVAFELARARNNKVTSMEKRNVMRSGVLWNQLVSAVHKAEYPDVELEHMLADAGGMQLVRWPKQFDVIVTDNLFGDMLSDVAAMLTGSLGMLPSASLGAPDPETGKRKALYEPVHGSAPDIAGKGIANPIAMIASLGMALRYSCDMGDAADLVDGAIADVLASGARTADLAAKGQNSVSTSDMGDAILAAMSKRAG, from the coding sequence ATGGCGTCCTTCAATCTGCTCCTTTTGCCCGGCGATGGCATCGGCCCCGAGGTGATGACCGAGGTTGGCCGCGTGCTGACCTGGCTCGACAAGAACTCCGGTGCGACCTTCGAGACCGAGACCGACCTCGTCGGCGGCTCGGCCTATGACGCCCATGGCGAGTCGATTTCCGACGACGCCATGGACAAGGCGCAGAAGGCCGACGCCGTGATTTTCGGCGCCGTCGGCGGTCCGAAGTGGGATTCGGTGCCCTACGAGGTGCGCCCGGAAGCGGGCCTGCTGCGGCTCAGGAAGGACCTGGAGCTGTTCGCCAATCTGCGCCCGGCGATCTGCTATCCCGCGCTCGCCGACGCCTCCAGCCTGAAGCGTGACGTGATCGAGGGCCTCGACATCCTGATCCTGCGCGAGCTCACCGGCGGCGTCTATTTCGGCGAGCCGAAGGAGATCGTGACCCTGGAGAACGGCGAGAAGCGCGCCGTCGACACGCAGCTCTACACGACGCACGAGATTGAGCGCATCGCCCGTGTCGCCTTCGAACTCGCCCGCGCCCGCAACAACAAGGTGACGTCGATGGAGAAGCGCAACGTCATGCGCTCCGGCGTCCTCTGGAACCAGTTGGTCAGTGCGGTCCACAAGGCCGAGTATCCCGACGTCGAGCTTGAGCACATGCTGGCCGACGCCGGCGGCATGCAGCTCGTCCGCTGGCCCAAGCAGTTCGACGTCATCGTCACCGACAACCTGTTCGGCGACATGCTGTCCGACGTTGCCGCCATGCTGACCGGCTCGCTCGGCATGCTGCCGTCGGCCTCCCTCGGCGCACCGGACCCGGAGACCGGCAAGCGCAAGGCGCTCTATGAGCCCGTGCACGGTTCCGCGCCGGACATCGCCGGCAAGGGCATCGCCAACCCGATCGCCATGATCGCATCGCTGGGCATGGCCCTGCGCTATTCCTGCGACATGGGAGACGCCGCCGATCTCGTCGACGGCGCCATCGCCGACGTGCTCGCCTCCGGCGCCCGCACCGCCGACCTGGCCGCCAAGGGCCAGAACTCGGTCTCGACCAGCGACATGGGTGACGCGATCCTCGCGGCCATGTCGAAGCGGGCCGGCTAG
- the argH gene encoding argininosuccinate lyase produces MSNKMWGGRFVAGPDAVMEAINASIDFDRRLWQQDIAGSKAHAAMLAETGILTPEDAKAITHGLDTIASEIESGSFDFSTALEDIHMNVESRLSELVGPAAGRLHTARSRNDQVATDFRLYVRDALDRLDTALAALQRALAGKAAAHYDAVMPGFTHLQAAQPVTFGHHLLAYVEMTGRDRGRVVDARRRLNESPLGSAALAGTSFPIDREMTAKALGFDRPTANSLDAVADRDFVLETLSALSIMAMHLSRFAEEIVIWSSAQFGFVHLSDAWTTGSSIMPQKRNPDAAELVRAKTGRIFGAMVGLLTVMKGLPLTYSKDMQEDKEPFFDALDAAELAVAAMTGMVSDMEPNRERMQAAAGAGYSTATDLADWLVRTLNMPFREAHHVTGRVVGLAAQSGRDLDALALDDMQAIEPRITAEIFEVLGVENSVKSRTSYGGTAPANVKAQAEAWLEKLKA; encoded by the coding sequence ATGAGCAACAAGATGTGGGGCGGCCGTTTCGTCGCAGGTCCCGATGCTGTGATGGAAGCGATCAACGCGTCCATCGATTTCGATCGCCGCCTGTGGCAACAGGACATCGCCGGCTCCAAGGCGCATGCGGCCATGCTGGCGGAAACCGGCATCCTGACGCCCGAAGATGCGAAGGCGATCACTCACGGTCTAGACACGATCGCGTCAGAGATCGAGTCCGGATCGTTCGATTTCTCGACCGCGCTCGAGGACATTCACATGAATGTCGAGTCGCGGCTCTCCGAGCTCGTCGGCCCCGCGGCCGGCAGGCTGCATACCGCCCGCTCGCGCAACGACCAGGTGGCGACCGATTTCCGCCTCTACGTCCGCGACGCGCTCGACCGGCTGGACACGGCGCTCGCCGCCCTGCAGCGTGCGCTGGCCGGGAAGGCCGCGGCGCACTACGACGCGGTGATGCCGGGCTTCACCCACCTGCAGGCGGCGCAGCCCGTCACCTTCGGCCACCACCTGCTCGCCTATGTCGAGATGACGGGGCGCGACCGCGGCCGCGTCGTGGATGCCCGCAGGCGGCTCAACGAAAGCCCGCTCGGATCCGCCGCGCTTGCCGGCACCTCGTTTCCGATCGACCGGGAGATGACCGCGAAGGCACTCGGCTTCGACCGGCCGACGGCCAATTCGCTCGATGCCGTCGCCGACCGCGATTTCGTGCTCGAAACCCTGTCAGCGCTGTCGATCATGGCGATGCACCTGTCGCGCTTCGCCGAGGAGATCGTGATCTGGTCGTCGGCCCAGTTCGGCTTCGTCCACCTGTCGGACGCCTGGACCACCGGGTCCTCGATCATGCCGCAGAAGCGCAATCCCGATGCCGCCGAGCTGGTGCGCGCCAAGACCGGCCGCATCTTCGGCGCGATGGTCGGCCTGCTGACGGTGATGAAGGGCCTGCCGCTGACCTATTCGAAGGACATGCAGGAGGACAAGGAGCCGTTCTTCGACGCCCTCGATGCCGCGGAACTCGCGGTGGCGGCGATGACCGGCATGGTCTCCGACATGGAGCCAAACCGGGAACGGATGCAGGCGGCCGCCGGCGCCGGCTACTCGACCGCGACCGATCTCGCCGACTGGCTCGTGCGCACGCTCAACATGCCGTTCCGCGAGGCCCATCACGTCACCGGCCGTGTCGTCGGTCTCGCCGCGCAGTCCGGGCGCGATCTCGACGCTCTGGCGCTGGACGATATGCAGGCGATCGAGCCGAGGATCACGGCGGAGATCTTCGAGGTGCTCGGCGTCGAGAATTCGGTGAAGAGCCGCACAAGCTATGGCGGCACCGCGCCCGCCAACGTCAAGGCGCAGGCGGAAGCCTGGCTGGAAAAACTCAAGGCCTGA
- the tlpA gene encoding thiol:disulfide interchange protein TlpA, with product MDQNRSSGRGRIVLIGALGVAAAIAAVGIYGIAGPNGNGEAGLCASSSELAATVDGLATGDVAALIVNQTPKPAPDLTFVDDTGATRKLSDWKGRAVLFNLWATWCAPCRHEMPALDNLQAALGGDDFEVVAVNIDTGGDEKPKRFLEEVKVDDLAYYADHTTDVFRELKKAGRAFGLPTTLLIDRNGCEIAHMAGPAEWDSDDAKGVVRALIGGSQQ from the coding sequence ATGGACCAGAACAGATCTTCCGGCCGCGGACGCATCGTCTTGATCGGCGCATTGGGCGTCGCCGCCGCGATTGCTGCCGTCGGCATATACGGGATCGCTGGGCCGAATGGCAACGGCGAGGCCGGTCTTTGCGCGAGTTCGAGCGAACTGGCGGCAACGGTCGACGGCCTGGCGACCGGCGATGTGGCGGCCCTGATCGTCAATCAGACACCGAAGCCGGCGCCGGACCTGACCTTCGTCGACGATACGGGTGCCACCAGAAAGCTCTCGGACTGGAAGGGCAGGGCGGTCCTGTTCAATCTGTGGGCGACATGGTGCGCACCCTGTCGCCACGAGATGCCGGCGCTCGACAACCTGCAGGCCGCGCTCGGCGGGGACGATTTCGAGGTGGTCGCGGTCAACATCGATACCGGGGGCGACGAAAAGCCGAAGAGATTCCTGGAAGAGGTGAAGGTCGATGACCTCGCCTACTATGCCGACCATACGACGGACGTGTTCCGCGAACTGAAGAAGGCCGGCCGGGCGTTCGGGCTGCCGACGACGCTGCTCATCGACAGGAATGGCTGCGAGATCGCGCACATGGCCGGGCCTGCGGAATGGGATTCGGACGACGCGAAAGGCGTCGTGCGCGCGCTGATCGGTGGCAGCCAACAGTAG
- a CDS encoding putative motility protein, giving the protein MEPSAIAASFASVSAAKVQTAAAAKMLKMNAEAGKTVVAMLEQSSETLTQLAKSTAAGVGGNLDVTV; this is encoded by the coding sequence ATGGAACCGAGCGCCATCGCCGCATCGTTCGCATCCGTCAGCGCGGCCAAGGTACAGACGGCAGCCGCCGCCAAGATGCTGAAGATGAATGCCGAGGCCGGCAAGACTGTCGTCGCCATGCTCGAGCAGAGCAGCGAGACTCTCACCCAACTGGCAAAGAGCACCGCGGCAGGGGTTGGCGGAAACCTGGACGTAACGGTCTGA